The genomic DNA GAAGTGGGTAGCTGAAAGTAATAGATTTTCTTTCATCTCAGGTCACAATGACTATATGTGCCCAGCGACAAATCAGTGCACCATTGACAAGAATCGGAGGAAGAGCTGCCAGGCTTGCCGTCTTAGGAAGTGCTACGAAGTGGGCATGATGAAAGGAGGTGAGGGTGAACACCAGCAGAAGAAAGATTCTCCACCTTTTGcacgttttaattttttgtaaAATCGTGTAAAGAAATTctattaataattttttttaacaaaaattaCACTCTTctttataaatttaaaaactgattgTCTTGCTGTGGAAAAACTTGGCACAAACATGAGGCTGCTGTTGGATCCAGATAAGCTTGAGACTAACTTTAACATGACCTTGAAGAGATTTCCTCTTAAGGAGTACAACTGCTCagtcacatttttgttttcatacttCCTGAATCACTCAGTAGTCCAAAAGAATCTGCGCATCTGTGGTAAGACGTGGCAAAACATGAAGTTATTTTTGAACAATGTGGGGGAAAGAGTGAAGTGATTTATCTACACACCCGTGactacttgtttgttttttccctctttttttgtaTCATGATGTTATTTCATCCTTGGTCTGTCCTCAAGGTATGCGTAAGGACCGCGGACGTGTTTTGCGGCGTGAAAAACGACGGGCCTGCGACAGAGACAAACCAGCCAAAGACCTGCCACACACAAAGGCGCCCCCTCATGATGGAAGGAAGCATGCAACGAGCAGCAGCAGTACaagtggtggaggaggaagatCCTCTTTAAATAGCATACCTCCTGATCAGGTGAGGAAATAGTGAGCATCTACAGCAGGTTTTTATGAAAGTCCACTATCAGGTTTTATTGATTTAGGGGGAAATTTTGATTGTCATCCAGGTGCTCCTCCTGCTCCAGGGTGCTGAGCCTCCAACCCTGTGCTCTCGTCAGAAGATGAACCAACCCTACACGGAGGTCACCATGATGACCCTACTCACCAGCATGGCCGACAAGGAGCTGGTTCACATGATCGCATGGGCCAAGAAGCTTCCAGGTAGGAATTAATCTAAAGTATAGCAAAGAAGAATTTAAAGAAGCAACAATTAAACATTAAGACAAGAGCAGCAATAGACAGTATCCAGAGGGTGTTCATAGAATGGCTGTGTTAGTTTACCAGATACATCTTAGCCTGAAGTCTTCTTTGACTCTTTAGGATATTCCAAGGATCTGGTGATGTTCATCAACAAAAATCCTCTCTGTAAGACGAAGAAAAAATATTACAGCACTGTAATAATTTATAGATTAAATGTCTAACAGGCCCTGAAACTGTGGCTTACATCACAAAATGACAAATGACCACACATAAAATGATCAGGTTTAGTTGTATGTGTATGGCAAAGTGATGCCTTTACGAtctattttaataaaatgtttccAGTAATCATGCAAGTGCTACAGTATCCTATTGTTTATTGTTAAATAGTTATAGCGCATCAGTCTACAACATGTGCATAAATGTGAGGTCACATGCAAATTATGTGCGCCATTTCTTTGGAGCATCGTGACATCTAATAAAAAATCTTGGAAAAAAATCCCTTAATCGTGCACAGACGTAATGTGTGAAGTTGCAgtcgtgtgtgtgttgttgtcaaTTTGACTTCTTAGGAAACAGCGAAGAGATGGGAGACCTCTGTAGTAAAAGTACACATAAGCCCCCCACACGAATACAGAGCCATTACAGAAATAGTAGTTACAGTCATCACCTTTGAGAGGATTGTTTGGTCAATCTGCAGGCACCCCATAGAGCCTAAATGCAGTATAAGACACATCACCCTTTTTACAtgtgctctcacacacacacaaacctggcAGGGAGGTTTAAAACCCAGATTTTGAGGCATTACAACCTTGTGTGTCACTAAAAGCCCAAAGATACCCAACTTTAATTGCAAGAGGTTCCAAACATTGTACAGGGGGCACAATGGGGGAGATTGGCTGTAATTATATATGAATTTAACCCAGCTgattgccagcaataaagcttcTTTTGTGAGCAGAGATTGCAGATGATATATTCAAGTAGATTTTCTGTGGCTTAAAACAAGAGTGTGGATGTTTTAGTCATTTTTGAGTGGGTTGAAGGTGAGCAGGAGACATTAATATTCTATTACTTGTCCTGGTTAAAAAGCACAGATATTCTGAGTAGACTTAtctactttttttgtttttaatttctgaGTACAGAATAATGGCTGAAACTACTAATGGCTAATATTTGTAGTgaagatttttattttgcttttatctGTGAGTCTTCTGGCTAAAGGCCTTATTTTGTTTCAGGACGGATGCTTCAAATGCTCAGAATTGTTAAATCTGCTGGGTGTGGTTGAGATTGCCTGCATGGCATCAAAAATTATCATCACGACGTgctttgtattttgtgtttctaGGTTTTCTGCAGCTGTCTCTTCAcgatcaggtgctgctgctggagAGCTCGTGGCTGGAGGTGCTGATGATCGGGCTCATTTGGAGGTCCATCCACTGTCCTGGCAAACTCATCTTCGCACAGGACCTCATCCTGGACAGGTAGCGAGGGATACTTCCCTAATTTTCACCTTGGTATCCTTTCTCATCTGCTATTCCAAcctatttctctttctttctctatcTCAGACACATCTTAAGGGTGATACATCAGCATTGTAAATTTTCCATTTCACACTTTGCCAGGCATTGTGCCATCCCAACATGTCTGTCACACGGTGAAAGACTAATTACATGTTCCCCATGGAGAGGAGAGCAGCCTCTTTCCTACCTGAAATACCCCGTCATCATTACAGTGCTGAGCTTGCAGCCAGGAAAGAGATTTAATCAAACCCTCAATACAAGGAATGATGGAAAATGAAGAAAGATGGAGTGAGAGatgacagtgagagagagatagagctAAATGATGAACAGAGAGGACGAGAAAATAGAGATACGGGGGAGACACGGCTGTTTTCTGCTTTGCAGGCACAGCCTGTTCCCTCCATTTCCCGCCATGTTAAGAGTAAACAAGCTGGCCAAAGCACAGTATCTACctcagagaaaaagagagaggcagagacagATCGAGGGATGAGGGAGACTTGCGGGCAGACAGAGCTTTTACCCTCTGATGTGCCTGATGGTCCCATTTGATTCAAAAGTGTATTAGAGAGTATTATCTCTAAAACCTGGTCCCTGTATGAGTGTCCTCTCCAATTGGACTTGATGACTAAAATGCTGTTGGACCAGGGTTGGCAAATTCCCTCAGCTCTGTGCCATCCAACTTTAACTTGCACTCCAGCCACATTATCCATCTTTCCATCACCTTTCAACTGTGTGGACAAATGGAGCCTTGCAGCCATTCAGTCCATTAGTTGTTTATCTGGTTGCTTGTTTGATAGTTTGATGGTGCTCTTCTCCTTCTGCACTAAAGCGGTGATCTGCTTTTgttaaaatgtgactttttgGGTAACTTGTGTGATCTTGatattgtttttcttcctgcatGACACATTAATTCATTCTGCTGTCCAGGACTGAAGGCACATGCGTCGAGGGCATGGCCGAGATCTTCGACATGCTGCTGGCCACAGCGTCCCGCTTCCGGATGCTCAAGCTCAAACCTGAGGAGTTTGTCTGTCTCAAAGCTATCATTTTGCTAAACTCTGGTAAGACACCGTGTTAACGTGACCTCCTTGTGAAAGCAtttcaaagagagagagagaccaaaCTGATACCTGAAAACATCGAAGGACACTTCACAAATAAAAGGATCCGCTCCctagttcatttatttatttattttctaatatCCACTCCGTTTTGTTCACAAGAACGCCACACCAAAGGTTTGTGTATCTGCTCCTGAGAGTAAATATTGAACAGTGTCAAACTACACCCACAGAGGTAAAGCTCTCAGTGCTGCGCAGACAGATTAGGCGAACAGAGCGTTCTGGAGAGATCTGTACCGTCAATAACCAATAGCTGTTCCCATGACAACATGAGACAGCACAGAGGGCTGTGTTTGCCCCGGAGATTGAGGTATTCTATAAGAGAAGTCTGAAATACCAGTGAAATGACACTACTGGCTCAGCTGCTGGAGCGGGATGAACTTTAGATTACTGAGATTGCCGTGCGTCATCTTAAGCATGTGGATCAGATcctttttcaaataaaaatttAGACGTTTCTTCATTGTAAGAAAGCTGAGTATTGTTAAGGAAGCTCCATAATTTTCTTCTCGGACTCAACTAGAGGAGCCACGCCTTGATCTGAAACGAGCTGTTTTAGCGCACCTTCCTTTAATGCTGCAGGCACACTGGGGAAAACAGCGGATGAAGACTGCAGCACAGTAACCAAAATTATTGTGGCGGCGTGCAATGATGTCATGATTTTGTCGGCTTTGAAATGGTTGGGGTCCAGATCCTGGACCACTCGTAGATGTTGACGTGTCGCTTTTAAGGCGGCAATAAAACCTCAACAACACGCagtcagtctgctatcagtttgCTACCGAATGGGGTTGAGTCGGCGATGATATGCAATCTGTTTGTGGTAACACAGCAATTatctttcaattcagttttatttatatcaagccaaatcacaacaacagttgccttttaaggtgctttatattgtaagataaagacaaacaaagctgtgtgcctgagatgaccagAAATATCTTGTCTCACTGATGACATCATACGGAATGAACAGTAGAAAAAACGAAACCTCTAAAACGGGGCATTTAAGCTTACAGTGACATCCTTATTtaaacttttgtgtttttttgtgaatattgcaagaaaaacatgtttgaaaAGATTAGTTCAAGAGAAAAAACGAGCTTTAGACAGAAAGTTGGCAGTGAGCTGATGATGTCTTGGTCTCTTAGGTGCCTTTTCTTTCTGCACTGGCACAATGGAGCCCCTTCACGACAGCGCGGCAGTGCAACACATGCTGGACACCATTACCGATGCGCTCATATTTCATATCAGCCAATTGGGGTGCTCGGCTCAGCACCAGTCAAGAAGACAGGCccagctgctcctgctgctctcCCACATCAGGCACATGAGGTAGAACTCAAAACACTGTGAGAAAATTTCTAGTTTCAGTCGCCCTAATGTGATGACGGTAACAGTGTGAGGAAGGTTTTAAACACATTGTAAAATCTAACAGAGACTCTAGGTTGCAGAATGCAGTGTTAGAAAGCAGGTGAGGTCACCATCTCTCTTTGGTTACACTCCCTGCAGCAACAAAGGCATGGAGCACCTCTACAGCATGAAGTGTAAGAACAAAGTGCCTCTGTATGACCTGCTGCTGGAGATGCTGGATGCTCAACGCATCCATCGCCCAGTCAAACCATCTCAGTCCTGGTCCCAGGGTGACAGAGACTCTCCCAACAccagcagcaccagcagcagcGGCGGGGGTGGTGGCGATGATGAAGGCACCTCCTCGGCTGGTTCCAGTTCAGGACCTCAAGGCAACCACGAGAGCCCGAGGCGTGAGAACCTGAGCAGAGCGCCCACAGGTCCAGGTGTCCTGCAGTACAGGGGGTCCCATTCCGACTGCACCCGCATCCTATGAAGGtttaaagtcatttttatgGATGGTTTGTgcagagaatttaaaaaaaaaggggttgGTGA from Maylandia zebra isolate NMK-2024a linkage group LG15, Mzebra_GT3a, whole genome shotgun sequence includes the following:
- the esr1 gene encoding LOW QUALITY PROTEIN: estrogen receptor (The sequence of the model RefSeq protein was modified relative to this genomic sequence to represent the inferred CDS: deleted 2 bases in 1 codon) codes for the protein MYPEESRGSGGVATVDFLEGSYDYAAPTPAPTPLYSHSTTGCYSAPLDAHGPPSDGSLQSLGSGTTSPLVFVPSSPRLSPFMHPPSHHYLETTSTPVYRSSHQPVPRDDQCGTRDEAYGVGELGAGAGGFEMTKETRFCAVCSDYASGYHYGVWSCEGCKAFFKRSIQGHNDYMCPATNQCTIDKNRRKSCQACRLRKCYEVGMMKGGMRKDRGRVLRREKRRACDRDKPAKDLPHTKAPPHDGRKHATSSSSTSGGGGRSSLNSIPPDQVLLLLQGAEPPTLCSRQKMNQPYTEVTMMTLLTSMADKELVHMIAWAKKLPGFLQLSLHDQVLLLESSWLEVLMIGLIWRSIHCPGKLIFAQDLILDRTEGTCVEGMAEIFDMLLATASRFRMLKLKPEEFVCLKAIILLNSGAFSFCTGTMEPLHDSAAVQHMLDTITDALIFHISQLGCSAQHQSRRQAQLLLLLSHIRHMSNKGMEHLYSMKCKNKVPLYDLLLEMLDAQRIHRPVKPSQSWSQGDRDSPNTSSTSSSGGGGGDDEGTSSAGSSSGPQGNHESPRRENLSRAPTGPGVLQQGVPFRLHPHPMKV